In the Thermoanaerobacterales bacterium genome, CGGGCACGCCTTTTCCCTCCTCCAGCCAGTGAAGTTAATTTTATCTTATGAGTGGAAGAGGGAATCGGCTCCCCGCCATATGATGAATTGGGAGGGGATGCCATTGATCTGTGCCGTGATACCGGTACAAAACGAAGAGGCCGGCGTCGGGCGGGTGCTGGACCAGGTACTCGCGCAGCCCGTCGACCTGGTTATCCCGGTCCTTAACGGAAGCAGCGACCGTTCCCCTGAGATCATCCGGAATTATGCGGCGGACCCCCGGATAGCTCCCCTCGTCTTCCCTGTTCCTCTGGGCCTCGACATCCCCCGGGCCGTCGGCGCCGCCCGCGCCCGGGCCTTGAAGGCCTCGGCCGTCCTCTTCGTCGACGGCGATATGAGCGGGGATGTCGGACCGGCCCTCCGGGACCTGCTGGGGGCCGTCACCCGCGGCGGACTGGACCTCGCCCTCACCGACTGTTACCCGCCTGACGCCGCCGGACCGTCCTCGCCGCTGGCACGGACATTGCTCGACGTCCGCCGCCTTCTCAACCGCGCCCTGGGGCTCCCGGGCCTCGGCGGGGCATCCCCCTGCCATGGGCCGCACGCGGTCAGCGCCCGGTTCCTGGAGACGGTTCCCCTGGAGGCCCTCGCCGTGCCCCCGGTGGCCCTGGTCCGGTCCGCCCTCGCCGGCCTGGCGGTCGGGGTCGCCGCTTCCCTGCCCCACGCCGCCCTGGGTTCCCCCGACCGCGGCGAGGACCACGCCCTGAAGCTGGCCGAGACCATCATCGGCGACCACCTGGAGGCCTTTTGCGTCTTCTCGGGGAAAAAAAACAGATCCCGCGTCCTCCGGGGCCT is a window encoding:
- a CDS encoding glycosyltransferase; this encodes MICAVIPVQNEEAGVGRVLDQVLAQPVDLVIPVLNGSSDRSPEIIRNYAADPRIAPLVFPVPLGLDIPRAVGAARARALKASAVLFVDGDMSGDVGPALRDLLGAVTRGGLDLALTDCYPPDAAGPSSPLARTLLDVRRLLNRALGLPGLGGASPCHGPHAVSARFLETVPLEALAVPPVALVRSALAGLAVGVAASLPHAALGSPDRGEDHALKLAETIIGDHLEAFCVFSGKKNRSRVLRGLTFDGYDSERRRDLLF